The Budorcas taxicolor isolate Tak-1 chromosome 5, Takin1.1, whole genome shotgun sequence genome includes a window with the following:
- the AIFM2 gene encoding ferroptosis suppressor protein 1, translating into MGSQVSMDAGAVHVVIVGGGFGGIAAASQLQALNIPFVLVDMKDSFHHNVAALRASVESGFAKKTFISYSVTFKENFRQGLVVEIDLKNQTVLLEDGQALPFSHLILATGSTGLFPGKFNQVSSQQMAIQAYENMVTQVQRSQSIVVVGGGSAGVEMAAEIKTEYPEKEVTLIHSQMALADTELLPCVRQEVKEILLRKGVQLLLSERVSNLEALPVNEHCECIKVQTDKGTEVDANLVIVCNGIKINSAAYRSAFGDRLAGNGALRVNEYLQVEGYSHIYAIGDCADVREPKMAYHAGLHANVAVANIVNSMKQRPLKTYKPGSLTFLLAMGRNDGVGQISGFYVGRLMVRLAKSRDLLVSTSWKTMKQSPP; encoded by the exons ATGGGGTCCCAGGTCTCGATGGACGCGGGAGCCGTGCATGTTGTGATTGTGGGCGGGGGCTTTGGTGGCATCGCTGCCGCCAGCCAGCTGCAGGCACTGAACATCCCTTTTGTGCTGGTGGACATGAAGGACTCCTTCCACCACAACGTGGCAGCCCTCCGGGCCTCCGTGGAGAGTG GGTTTGCCAAAAAGACATTCATTTCCTACTCGGTGACCTTCAAGGAAAACTTCAGGCAGGGCCTGGTGGTCGAGATAGACCTGAAGAATCAGACGGTGCTGCTGGAGGATGGCCAG GCCCTACCCTTTTCACATCTCATCCTGGCCACGGGCAGCACTGGGCTCTTCCCGGGCAAGTTTAACCAGGTTTCCAGCCAGCAGATGGCCATCCAGGCCTATGAGAACATGGTGACGCAG GTCCAGCGCTCACAGTCCATtgtggtggtgggaggaggctCTGCAGGAGTGGAGATGGCAGCAGAGATTAAAACAGAATACCCCGAGAAAGAG GTCACTCTTATTCACTCCCAGATGGCCCTCGCAGACACAGAGCTCCTGCCCTGTGTCCGGCAGGAAGTGAAGGAGATCTTGCTCCGAAAAGGCGTGCAGCTGCTGCTGA GTGAGCGGGTGAGCAACCTGGAGGCGCTGCCTGTCAATGAACATTGTGAGTGCATCAAGGTGCAGACGGACAAAGGCACGGAGGTGGATGCCAACCTGGTGATTGTCTGCAACGGTATCAAGATCAACAGTGCAGCCTACCGCAGTGCGTTTG GTGATCGGCTGGCCGGCAACGGTGCTCTGAGAGTAAACGAGTACCTCCAGGTGGAAGGTTACAGCCACATCTATGCCATCGGAGACTGCGCTGATGTGAGGGAGCCCAAGATGGCCTATCACGCCGGCCTCCACGCCAATGTCGCCGTGGCCAACATTGTCAACTCCATGAAACAGAGGCCCCTCAAAACCTACAAGCCAG GGTCACTGACGTTCCTCCTGGCCATGGGGAGAAATGACGGCGTGGGCCAGATCAGCGGCTTCTATGTGGGGCGGCTTATGGTTCGGCTGGCCAAGAGCCGGGACCTGTTGGTCTCCACGAGCTGGAAAACCATGAAACAGTCTCCACCCTGA